The sequence below is a genomic window from Nostoc flagelliforme CCNUN1.
CAGGGCTAGCAAGTCTACGAGCGGATGAATAAATGGGTTTAAGACCACGACTAAATTGTTCGCGTAGCGTCTCCAAAGGAGAAGATTTAGTGGTCAACAATAAATGCGTGGGTCTCAATCCCCCACTAATTGATTTTGACTCCTGAATTCTGACTTCTGAATTTTTCCATTGAGAATTGCTCTAAAAACAACTCACGAAAAAATGTTAAGTCATCTGAGAAATATTATATATCTATCTAAAGGAATAGATCAAGTAAATTTTAACAAATTATTACGGGAAAGTACGTAGATATGTACCGGTGAGACAGCGCTCTTGGGACTCTGTTGGCGAATTCATGTAAACCACAATTTATGGGGTGAGGCGCTACGACATATCAATGCTTTGAGGGTAGCGATCGCAATTCGCCAACAGTATCCTCTTGGTAGGGGTTTACCTCGGCAGCTACTTGCTTTACTTGGGGAGGCTCCAAGCAGAGCAAGTAGCAAGTGCTGTGAAGTCCCGTCAGGCGACTGCGCGGTAGCAAGTCAGACGCTCCCTATGGACGCTTACCGCAACATTTACGAGCATCAGTGCTTGTCTTCAGACATCGCTTTTACCTAAGATCCTCTCAACGGTGGTAAAATTTCCAAAACCGTAATGCTCAAATCAGGAAACTCTAAAGGTGAAATAGTCGCATCTTCTGCCAAAATTACTTCACTTTGATAGCCATTTTGAGTTGGTTCTCGAAAAACGTACAATTGACGACGAACCACATCTAACACCCAATAATCTGTAATTCCCGCTTGCGAGTAGGCTTTAGCTTTGATTTCGCAGTCTAGTTTCAGGCTGCTATCTGCTACTTCAATAATCAGATAAACTTCTTTTGGAGTAGGATGGTGGTCTGCGTAGTCCAACGGATGCACTTTAACTACAGCAATATCCGGTTCTGGTTCAGACCATTCATTCAACTTTACTGGGTCTTGAACACATATAAAAGCCCGATTTATTAAACTATTTTGCAGTAATCTATCTGTTCTCCCCACTGCTGATCTATGGGCTGTCCCTTTCGCAATCATCCAAATTATCTTTCCTTCTAGCAGTTCTACTCGTTCATCTGCACCAAAAATCCCAGCCTCAGCCATCCGGTGGTATTCTTTAACTGTCCACAGGCGAAGTTGTAACGTCGTTTCTGTGTTTTGCATGGCTTGTTTAGCAACCGTGAGGAGCAATTAATATCCTAGCAGTTTTAACTTGACACACCAAAAATACTATGATATGCAAGGACACACATATATACGCCCCTACTTCACGCAATTGAAAACTGCCATAAATTAATCTAATCTTCTAAAATTTGGATTTCATCAAGTTGATTAATCGCCACATCCGCACCTCGGACGTTATCCGACTTACCCACCCAAGTGATACCAATACAACCTGCGGCTTTAGCATCACGCGCCATTTGCATATCACCAACGGAATCACCCACCATCAATGTAGCGCCTGGTTCAACTCCCAAAGCTTGGCAAGCTTG
It includes:
- a CDS encoding Uma2 family endonuclease, which gives rise to MQNTETTLQLRLWTVKEYHRMAEAGIFGADERVELLEGKIIWMIAKGTAHRSAVGRTDRLLQNSLINRAFICVQDPVKLNEWSEPEPDIAVVKVHPLDYADHHPTPKEVYLIIEVADSSLKLDCEIKAKAYSQAGITDYWVLDVVRRQLYVFREPTQNGYQSEVILAEDATISPLEFPDLSITVLEILPPLRGS